TATGTGTCATATTCCGTtactaggattgagcaccgcaagatcgaacccatcacgaagcacatctcccattgcaagaaataccaatttagttggccaaaccaaatcaatagatcggggagaaatacaaagctataataatcatgcataaaagagttcagagaagattcaaataatattcatggataatcttatcataaactcataattcatcggatcccaacaaacacaccgcaaaaagtgattacatcgaatagaactccaagaagattgaggataaaattgtattgaagatcaaaaggagagaagaagtcatctagctactaactatggactcgtaggtctatgtTAAACTACCCACACATCTatcagaagggcagcaaggttgatgtagagcccctccatgattgattccccctttggcagagtgccggaaaaggcctccagatgggatctctcgagaacaggaacttgcggtggcggaaaaagtattttggttggctctgttggtttcccgattttagagaatttattaaGGCAAAATTAGGTCAAGCGGGTGAACATGGCCCCACGAGCCACCAGGGTGCGTTGTGGCGCCTCGTGGCCCCTCCTTCATCTCCTGGCCCTCTCCCGAAGCTTGTAGGGTCTCTTTTgttcagaaaaaaatctccaaaaaatttcgtggcatttggacttcgtttgatactaatATTCTAGGAaaccaaaaataggcaaaaaaaacaacaactagcactgggcactaagttaataggttagtcccaaaaaataatatataattacttgtaaatgcatataaaacatccaagattgctaCTATAATGAAacgattaaaaattatagataggttgaagACGTATCAGAGCGCCCTGCAGGTAGAAGGACAACTTGGTGGGGCGAAGCCCCAGGTAGACGACGAGTGCAGTGACCGCGACGACGAGGAACGGGAGGCACGTCACAAGGCCACCACAGGTGGTGCTCGTCCACACCGTCAAGGCCTGCGGGCGTGAGGTCCTTGCTGCCATGGCCTACGTGGTGCCTTGTTTGTGGTGCAGGCCGAGTTGTGTGGTGCGCTGGGCAGGGAGGAGGTGGAAACGCTGGAGCGCCGCCTGCAAAACGTCACGGTAAACAGGACGACCGGTGCTCGGCGACACACATGCATTGGACAAGTTCAACCCGCGGCCATGAATTTGGTGCTGGAGGACACCATATACGCGCTGGACAAGGCGGTGCAGCAAGGAGTCTTGTCGTTTAGTGGCTACCTCCAGAGCGTACTTGCGCTGGCCAGGAGCAGCTCTTCCAGAGTGCCCTCGACggcaaactttgctaggaaggcaaaCCCTTCCACCATATTTTTAGATAAAGAACAATTCAGAGATGGTTTAGAAACCATGGAGGCACGGCCCAGCCGTGCCAAGCCGAGCCGACTGTTGCACTAAAGTTCACTGTCCACTATTACTCGTGTGACGTGTCCACTGTTTTCGTCAGCATGGTCACCATCGTCGTCGCTCCCGCGGAGGCGCATAGCAAGTGTTCGACGAAATTCATGAGGCAAATGGAGATTTTACTCCGTTATATATAGGGTTTCAGCTAGGTCCAGTCAAAACTTAGTGGAGTAAATATACTCCACTAAGGTTTACTCCAAGGCTTACTCTGCTTTATAAGGGATCGATTAGAAATGTTCTTAGCAAAGGAAAATAGACATGGTGTCACTTATTTTATTGCATTCTAAAGACTATCCATATCCTATGCCTTCTAGGGTATTATGTGCCAAACATAAATATTTATTCTATTCCATTAAAAATCTTAACCTATAAGAATCCTAGTGACCGTAGAAAGAAAAATAGAGAATGGAAGAATTCTTCTTATTGCATATCTATACCTATCTATACATATACATAATAAGAATAAAGAGACTATTGATTCTCGTGGTATGTCACCGAAATTACCCCAAAAGTTGTGAAATATTACCAAGTGATGCCNNNNNNNNNNNNNNNNNNNNNNNNNNNNNNNNNNNNNNNNNNNNNNNNNNNNNNNNNNNNNNNNNNNNNNNNNNNNNNNNNNNNNNNNNNNNNNNNNNNNNNNNNNNNNNNNNNNNNNNNNNNNNNNNNNNNNNNNNNNNNNNNNNNNNNNNNNNNNNNNNNNNNNNNNNNNNNNNNNNNNNNNNNNNNNNNNNNNNNNNNNNNNNNNNNNNNNNNNNNNNNNNNNNNNNNNNNNNNNNNNNNNNNNNNNNNNNNNNNNNNNNNNNNNNNNNNNNNNNNNNNNNNNNNNNNNNNNNNNNNNNNNNNNNNNNNNNNNNNNNNNNNNNNNNNNNNNNNNNNNNNNNNNNNNNNNNNNNNNNNNNNNNNNNNNNNNNNNNNNNNGAAAACCTTTCACGCAGCACGCCTGTTTGGGCCAGCCCATCTCCAAACGGCCTGTTTTTAACATTcgtttttatatttttccttttccatcttttttctactttaaataatttgggacttcaaaaaactttcaaaaaaattaaaattacgaattttttttatattattttaataATTCAGAAATGTTTGTGATTTCTAAAAAATGTTcgcaattttgaaaaaatgttcaggaaatgaaaaaatgttcataatttttttaaaaagcccatgtattaaaaaatgttcatgaattgaaaATTAACCTTAAAATTTAAAAAACTATTCGTGCCTTACAAATAGTTTATTGACTCATAAAATATTCGCTGATTCAAAACGTGATCGTGCATTCCAAAAAATATTCATtaaattaaaaaaagttcatgaatttcaaaaattattccaccaatttccaaaaaaatgttctTCGATTCTAGAAATGTTCACCTATTCAAGAAAAATGTTTTAAGAAATGTTCgaatgttttaaaaatatttgccaacattataaaatgttcatgaattcaaaaaatgttcattgttTTATAAAAATGTTCGAAAATATTTAAGAATGTTCGTGAATTTGTAAAATGTTcgaaaatttgaaaaatgttcacgattttaaGAAATATGTTGTTAATTTTCAGAAATTGTTCACAATTTCACGAAAGTAAGAGTGATAGTGTATCTCAATGATGCAGCAAAATATGGTCATGGTCATTGGTGATTTTTTTCCTCCCGTTGCAATTCACGGGCCGTTTTGATAGTAATAATAAAGGGCTATTGCTTCTGGCGGTACGTCACAGAAATTGCCCTCAAACTTACAaaatattacttaccaatgccaccTATAAGTGATAAAAACACGTTTTACGGAGGGGAATCCCCGCGCGCGCTACGTGCTGGGAGAAGACGCGGAGTTCCCGTTTGGGCCAGCCCATGTCCGGGCGGCCTGGTATCTAAATatcgttttttattttttttatttttcttttctgtttttggtTTTTTCTACTTTAAATGATTTGGGACTTCAAAAAAACTTTCAAACATTAAAATGAGAATTTTAAAATAAAGTATTTCATAAATCATAAATTGTTTGTGGATTCAAAATATGTTCGCGGCTATGTTtgcttattcaaaaaatgttcgaaattttgaaaaaaattgttcggaaaaaatgttcatgatttttaaaaaacAAATCCATGAATTAAAAATGCtaatgaaattgaacaaaaattttcccaattcaaaaaaatttcatgaatgaaaaatatcctcaaaattcaaaaactgttcgtGACTTACAAATATTtttattcattcataaaatgttGGCTGATTAAAAAATCAtgcatttcagaaaatgttcgttaCATCAAAGAAAATGTTCGTGAATTATAAAAATTGTTCCACCAGTTTCCAGGAAAATGTTCGTCGATCCTAGAAATGTCCGCCGATTCAAGAAAATTGTttacaaaaatattcacaaattcgttataaaatgtttgcaaatagtataaaatgttcatgagttcaaaaagttataaaagtgttcacaaatttaaaaagcattcatgatttcaaatatgttcacgagtttaaaaaaattgttcatgatttcacgAAATTGAGAGTAATAGTTTATTTCAATGATGCATCAAAATGTGATCATGGCCGTCAGAGATTATGATTTTTTTCcggcccttttgctagtaataataaaatAAAGAAACGACTGGGCCTGTCTCAGTCCGATCATCCAACAATACCAGCTAAGAATTATTGGCTTGGTCAGACTTTACCTGACCAAATACCTAATTCTACGCAGGCTCATCAACAACGCTTTTGATTATTATTTTCAGGATTTGGCCCGAACTGTTCAGCATTCTGCTTTGAACGATGAACTTGAAGTAATACATGTTCAGCATTCTGCTTCCAGCTAGATTAGCTCTGTAGGCAGACCTCACACTGAAATTTCCATGACGCTCAAGTTCCCATGCCCATGTACCCTCCTAtaagattctcaaaaaaaaaaatgtaTCCTTCTATAAACGTCCAATGGGTAACCTCGTATAGCTTCAGAGTCACCCGGAAAAATTTAACCCAAGACACATTTAGGGAAAGTTGATTTAGCAAAATCTTCTTATCCAAACAACCCCTAAATATGAGGAAAGAGAAGAGAAAAATGTAGTAACCTCCAACTCTATTACATAACTAATTAATAAGGCTGATTTTTATGACATGGCAGTTTTCCTTGCTCTTAGATCGTTGCACAAGATTTTACAAACTATTCTGCAGTCTGAAAAAGAAAATTACATTCATTGCCAAGGGAGGCAGAAGACCACAATTCTTACTGCTACGACATAGGTAAGGGAGAGGCTGCCATGCCCTCCAATAATTACATCAGCGTTCAACCACGAGAATAAGCATAGAAAACCAGGAAAATACAAACACTCACTCACAGAAAGAACCATCGGCCGAACCCCGTCGATAATCAGGCAACTTATAACCTTCTGGAAGGACACCCAATCTTGTCAAGAATTCACCATGCAGCGGCGCCTCAATGATAGCAGTCCAATGAACCTTCACTTTCAGCTTGAGGAAGCCGTATTCGCACAGAGTCTCACTCAGAGGGTATTTGAGAGCAACAAGATTAGTAgggtcgtccccgtcctcctctgcACCCGCGCTTTCCATTTCATCAGGTTCCTCTCTGCCTTCTTCGTCAGACGTaatgtcatcctcatcttcatcttcttcctcaggcctgatataatcctcatcctcaatcTCAGAACCAGCACCAAGAAAACACACATAGATCGTCTCTTGTTCATCTCCCTTGAGTGTGTTGTCTCGTATACGCCGCGGGACAGCTAACAGGTTACGATCCAACACAAGGGAGCCAGTTTCCGTCACCAAGTCCCCACTAGGCAGACTACTATAATAAACAACCATATGCTGTCTATAATTTCTAGTAGTCCCAACTGTTATTTTACCGTTGAAGTGTTCAGCACGATCACCAAGCTGTTGTTTTTTCACAAGACTGACTTCAACACTAGCTGCCATTGGAGATGCCACATGTTGCAATACCAATTTCAGTGTACTCTGGAAACTAGGTAGCTGACTGATCATGCGCTTGTTGTAGAAGTTGTGACGGTAGAGTATTACACCTTTGCTGAACTGTACATCACGATCAGGCCCACCCTTGCCCTTGACCTTTAAATCGAACTCGAAACACATCAAGCCATCAGTAACCAATGCTCGGCGTGGACCTGTCAGAGCTAACATATCTTTCTGCACAAAGGGTTCAGAACAACAATTAGAATCAAAACATGACTCCAGGTAGTTGAACAAGCTTACAAAGTTGGACATGGAAACCATGACTAGTCAGAGAAACTAAAACTATTTCAAAAATCATACTCAACAACATTCTGTTGCTGCACTGCTGTTTCTACAGAGGGTCTATACATTTGTGACCTGTATGTATGGTCAAATGAGCAAGACATAAGACTAAAACTTGCAAACATTAAAACATTTCCTGATTCAAATAATCCAACTTTACACAGAAACAGATTAAACAAGTGACAGGACCTCAATAAAGAAATCTCACAGAAAATAAAAGAGGGCAGAATTGATGAAAAGGTGTTGTTTCTTGACAAGAAAAAGCAGATTACTAGTAAGCTATATCGACAAAACAATAGATAGCACATGATGACAACCTCCTAGCACTATAATGTTCCAGTCAATTAAAACGTTTTAAAAGGAAGATAATATAACTAGTCAACCAAGGTCCATGGCAGATTTACAGTGAAGAGGGTAACTACATCTAAATTGGGCGTACTGTATAAGAATGAAGAAAGGAACAAATATATACCTCCGAATTGATGAACTGGGCATCCTTCCTTTCACGATCAAACAGAAAGACAGATTTGTAATCAACCTCATCCCTCGCAATAACTCTACCATAAACCTCGACCGGGTATGTGTGCTCAGGGCCAGCTTTAACAACCCTCAAGGAGATGACATTGATGGATGAACCCGCCATATCAGCCGCATCAGATTCATATGGTGGCCCAAGTGGAACTTTTGCTGCAAATTAACAAAGATCAAAGAAACAAATCAGAACAAACAAGACTACAAGAGCATGAACGCTTCCGATTATAATAGCTAGAGCTAGAAGGAGGTCGAGATACTCACTTTCTTCATCATGGTCGAAGCTGGCCAGGTGGAAGCTGCAGAAACGGCTAGGGACTACAGCTTTCCTCTTGGGATCGTAAATCAAGAGTGCCTTAACTTTTTCCGTGTGCAGATCAGCCAGTTTACACCGGTCAGTGCCACGCACCAGCTCAACGAACGTGGGCTGCTTATCGATTTGCTGCTCGGTCGGACTGAAATTGCTAGCAACCATCGCCGCAGAGAGAAGAAGAGGTTAGGGTTTCAGGAGGGGAGCGGTTGGTTTGGATTGACGGCCGGGTTGGGGAAAGGCCATTTGAATTAGGAGATCTGGCGCCTACGTAGCTTCTTTCTGGGCTGCATCTACAAAGCCCAGTTGCTCGCTACACTGTTTCTTTCGATCGTGCGTTGGTTCAGTCCCGACGCCGAGTAATTTCCGACTACAACAACGACCGATGACGAACCAACTCGCTGACTGAACTCGACGAAGTGCTTCTTTTCAACTCACGGTTTGGTTTACAAGGGACTTGCACGGGTATAAATGGCAGCTAGCCTGCCTAGTTACTCCTACACGGCAACTAACTCATATACTAGTTGGACACGGAGTACTAATCAGACCGGACGTTGGGTTTACTTCCAACATCGTGTTGCAGTTGGTCCCTAGACTTTTTACTTGTTTGTTTTACATGTATGGAATCTGCCTCCATCATTCTAGGAACTGTGTATCTGACGTCCGAATTCGGAGAAGCGTCAGTGGAACCGGTGCGAGCGCGAGTGGGACGTACTAGCATTTAGGATTGCGCCGGCTACCATCCTGTACGCTCTCTCAGACGGATGGACGGCGTCGAAGAAGACGTATTTGCCGGCGTCGTCGCACGCCAGCGCGCTGTCCAAGCCCCACAGCGCCCCCGTCTCCACATACCCCGTGCCACTGCCACAGCATCCTTGGGCCGAGCTCTCAAAACCATGCTCCCACGGCCTGGCGATCATGGCCGACAGGAGGCCGTACTGGTCGACGTACGCCACCCGCGCCCCGGGCAGCTCCCGGCCGAGCCTGCCCAGCATCCCCTCGAGCCTGCGGTTGAAGCTCATGGCCATCATGTTGTACGCCTCGTTGCAGTCCCCCGGTCTGTGGAGGTTGACGGCCCTCTCCAGCGGCAGGCACCCCAGCGGCGGCAGGCCGGCGAAGGTGACCGCGCGCGCGCCGAGCCCGTGCACCGCCCGTATGGCCGCCTCCGCGGCGCCGACGAGGTACGCCTCGTACTCCGCCGGGGTGAAGCTGTAGCCCCTGACGGGGAACACGAGGTAGTTCTGCATGAAGTCGCTGGCGCCGATGCTGAAGATGTAGAGGGCGCCGGCGATGATgtggcgcgccgccgcctcgcctctcgcCCGCCTCAGCCTCTCCGTGTACTGCCTGAAGTGGTCGATCTGCTCGCTCAGGGTCATCGCCGACTGCGTCCATCCAATTCaactttagtttttctttttttgatTGAACTTGTACTACTACAGTATGCATGGTTACCGGGATTTGCGCGGTTATGTTGTCCAGCCCGGAGCCTGCGGAGGCGAAGCTGACGCCCGAGGCGAGATGGTGGATGGTGTGGGACGGGTCGAGGTACGCCGGCACGGATGGCGGCAGGCCCAGCGCCTCGGAGACGAAGTCGGCGGGGAGGCGGCCGTTGGAGAAGCGGCCGGTGGCGACGCCGCCGGCGTAATCCCGCCCGTACGGAGCGTAGTTGCCCCTGGCTACGGTCTGGATGAAGTTGTTGTTGCCAGTGTCCGAGGTGGAGTCGCCGAACACAATCACCGCAGGGACCTCGCCTGGACCAGCGGCGGCGCGTTCGAGTGCCAGTGCCAGGACGGCATGCGCTAGGACCAAGACCACGGGCATGGCATGTCGCCGTGAGGACATGTTTCTCTAGTTCAAATTCTCGCGTGCTGTGCCTGTGGGCAGTGGCTGCGTGCACATGTACACCGAGCGTAAGATTTATATAGCGCTGCCGCACCGATGCGCGCCGCTACGCATGGTGATTGGTGAAGGATGAGCCGAGCTTCTTGCTCATCCATCTCTGAGGCGGTGGCTTCTTGCAGCCGCCAATCTTGGCACTTCAGTGATTCGTTTCATGCAACGTACTAGGACCGAGCTCGTACTACAAGCCAACAACTAGGTAGTTAATCAAGTTTCGGTGGCCCTTTCAATACGTGCAACCCGGCCGCCAATTTCATTCAACTCAGCCACTTAACAGCTAAACATGCCAGACTCGTATATTGAAGAGAACCCATCCGAAACAATCCCGAGCCGCAGCAGAAAACCAGCGCAAGCGAAAAGGGAGAGAAAAAAAAAAACCGTAACAGATGACAGCAGGAGCAAAGCATGTTGAGAATGAAGGCCGGCAATTCCACGACATAATATTATACAAGTTCAACCAGCTGATGTCCAAGTGCTAGACTGTTTACACACATAAGCTGCATATCTCATCATACAAAACAAAAAGGGTCGTGCCTTATATCAACACAAACAGTGGAGAGGAGTTGTGGCTGATCAGCTCCTCCCAGCCTGTATGGCTGCCCGGACAAAATCATCGCATTTCGTGTACCCACTGGAGAACACGTCTGGCAGCGCCCCCATGACGTCGAAGGCCTCCTGCAAATCTTCAGACGAGGTCATGTCGTCGAGCCATGAGAGCAGATCCTTTGATAGTCCCACCATCTCCTTCATGTTGCTCAGCCTTTCTTTCATCGTCGACTCCCACTTGCTGCTTGCTTCGTCTTTCTGGCTAGACTTGCTAGTCCCAGATGATTTGCCCTTCTTCAAGAATTGCTGCAGCTGCTCGACCAACCCAGTGTACACCAGCATCGACTGGACAATGGCAAAGAGCCTCTTGCCGTCGTCGTTTGGATCAGCGGACGAACCTTCATCTGACCGGGCCGTGGAGGAAGACGACTCGGCGGAAAGCTTGAGGGCGGATCGCCCATGCTTGTGTTGCATGTAAGCATGGTAGATGCCCCTCTGCAGGAAAGCAGGGCGGTGCTGTGTCCAGCTCTCGTAAGACTCAGACAGCAGAGAGTTGACCATCATAAACTGCACAGTTTCCTCCGGAGACCCTGGACTACCCCGAGCTCCAGGGGGAGAAGCTGAAACCCGACTGGGAGATTCTGAAGTTGAGAGAGAACTGGACAGGTAAGTAGAGATGGCCTTGGCCATCGAATGGCGTTGCTGGTTGGCACTTCCATCTACAAGATGAGAAGCCATCTGGATCATGAAAGGAAGAAACCGTGAATTGCTCTCCTTCCCCCCACCCTTGCAGTCGGTGCTGAAGGAAGCGCCTGTGGCAAACCTGGCCAGCATCTAGTAAAAACAACACAACAGTTTTCTGCAATTAGTCATTTGTAAGATGTGAAAGAACAGAAAATCTATCCACGGAAATGTTAACAACAATTCAGTGAATTGCTAGGCCAAATTTTACGTTCCCT
Above is a window of Triticum dicoccoides isolate Atlit2015 ecotype Zavitan chromosome 5B, WEW_v2.0, whole genome shotgun sequence DNA encoding:
- the LOC119309459 gene encoding GDSL esterase/lipase At2g42990-like translates to MSSRRHAMPVVLVLAHAVLALALERAAAGPGEVPAVIVFGDSTSDTGNNNFIQTVARGNYAPYGRDYAGGVATGRFSNGRLPADFVSEALGLPPSVPAYLDPSHTIHHLASGVSFASAGSGLDNITAQIPSAMTLSEQIDHFRQYTERLRRARGEAAARHIIAGALYIFSIGASDFMQNYLVFPVRGYSFTPAEYEAYLVGAAEAAIRAVHGLGARAVTFAGLPPLGCLPLERAVNLHRPGDCNEAYNMMAMSFNRRLEGMLGRLGRELPGARVAYVDQYGLLSAMIARPWEHGFESSAQGCCGSGTGYVETGALWGLDSALACDDAGKYVFFDAVHPSERAYRMVAGAILNASTSHSRSHRFH